The window TTTGCCATATATCTCTGCCACAATCGCAATCCGCTGTTCATGCTTTCCGGTCACTGCGGTTCCCCCACGCTATCGACGTTCCTACCGATTCAAAATGTGGTCCCGCGATGCCGGACCAGCGGGTGTATTCCCGTTAGTCGTCGGCGCTGACGGGGGCGCTCTGAACCTCGATTTCACCCGAATCCAAGTCGGATTCGAGTTCGCGCGCTGCCTCGACCATGTTTTTCATCTTGCCGTAGGCCACGTCACGCGGGAGCAGTTTCAAGCCGCAGTCCGGACTCACCGTCAACTGCTCCGGCGGGACGATTTCCAGCCCTTTCCGGATGTTCGCCTTGATCTCCTCCACGGTCTCCACTTCGGCGGTGTGGGCGTCGGTCACGCCGAGCGCGAGGTTCGCGGTGAACTCCGGGTCGCGGAACACGTCCAACTGGTCGTAGTCGCCGTTGGCCAGTTCGAGGTCGAATTCGTCAACGGGGAAGTCGAGAATTTCGGGGTAGATACGCGAGTAGTCGCCGTAACAGACGTGCAGACCAAGGTAGACGTCCTCGGGGATTCCGTCGGCGATTCGTTCCAAACACTCGCCGACGATGGCGTGGTCGTCCGGCGTCGTCGCCAGCGCGGGTTCGTCGATTTGGATGTAGCGCGCGCCGGCATTGACCAACTTCTCGATTTCCTCGTTGACGAGGTCCGCGAGGTCGTACGCCAGTGACGCCTCGTCCTCGTAGGCTTCGTTGAAGCTCCAACTTGCCAGCGTGTACGGGCCGGTAATCGGTACCTTAACGGGGCGCTCTGCAACGTCGCTGGTGAACTCGTACTCGTCCACGAGCCACGATTCGTCGTACTCGACTTCGTTTACGACGCTCGGTTTGTCGAAACAGTTGTGTCCCCATACCTTCACCGGGCCGTTGAATTCGTAGCCGTCGATGCGGTGTGCGAAGAACTCGACCATCTCGTTACGCCGCATTTCGCCGTCGACCACGACGTCCAACCCTGCACGCTCGTGTTCGTCAGTGATGAGTCGGCATGCATCGTCTTTCGCCTCTCGCCACGCTTTCTCGTCGAAATCCGCGTCCGGGTCGTTGTACAAATCGCGCGCTCTATCCACCCACTTCGGTTTCGGATAGCTTCCGACGACGGTCGTCAGGATGAAGTGGTCGTTGTCGTGGTCGTCGGGTCGGAACTGGTTTCGTGCGTCCGAAATCTCGTCACTCATGCTTTCACCTCCTCCAACTGCGCGGCTTCAGCCAGTGCTATAAGTTTTTCCTCAAACTTGTTATACGGCAGGTAGAACGTCTCGGTGTTCGTCGTCAGATAGAGCGTGTCGAACTCGTTGACCGGCGTGTTCTCCTCGAACCAATCGACACGCTCTGCGACGGTCTCGGGCGACTCGACGAGCGTGTTCTGGCCGTTCACGAGTCCGAGCGAGACGGAGTCTTTCGTTCCATATTCGTTTACGTTGGATAGGCATCCGTCGTGGTCGCTGACGAGGTCGTATCCCACGGCATCGACGTCGGCGTCCAACAGATGTGCGTGGACTTTCTCGTCTAACGATCCGAAGTATGGCTGGACGACGACTTCGGCGTCGGTCGCGGCCGCTACTGCGTCGATGGCCTCGCTAGCCCGCACATCTTCGCCGTCTTCAGGTGGGTTTTCCACGAGCGATGGCTCGAGAAGGAACAGCGTCTCGATATCCGGGAACGCGTCGACTTCGCCAGCGAGGAAATCGGCGGTTGCCGCGAGGAACTCCTTATCATCGCCGTAAAACTCGTCGGTCGCCAAATCCGATAGCGAGTACGGACCGGGGAGGACGGCCTGCACGTTGTCGGCGAGTTCCGTCGTCGTTTCCAGTTCGGCGGCCACGTCACCGTCGAAGGTGAGTTCGTCCACGACAACGGGGTCACGATAGAAGTTGTTGTTGTCGTAGTAGCGCACGATGCCACGCGTTTCGACCGAATCGTGGACTGCAAGCGGGTGCGCCAGCATGTCATCCCAGCGCAGTTGCCCTTCCACGATTCGGTCGAGTCCTGCATTCCGCTGTACCGAAACGACTTCTTCGCGAGCTTTGTCGTACACTGCGGTTAGCTCCGGTCCTTCGTCGCCGGAAATGAGATCGTCTTTCTGATGGCCCTTCAGGTCGGAAAGGTCGTCTTTCGCCCAGTCCGGAAGCGGAAAGACACCCGGTGTAGTTGCAACGCGCTCAGTCATGTACCCGACCCTATGATATGCCGGTGTTTAATATTTTCCGTTCCAGAAAATGTCCAACAGTAATTAGCGGACGAGCTTCAGGATCGATAGCGTCTCGAACGGGAACGATTCGTCCCGAAGTGCGACGGTGCTGAACCCGTTCTCGCTTGCCCTTTCAACGACTTCCTCGACGCCCGACAGGCTACTCACCAGCAGATACACCCGACCGCCGGGCGCGAGTACACGTCCGACGGAATCGAGAAACGGGTCGATGACCGCTCGACCCGATTCACCGCCCGACAGCGCTCGCTCCATCCAATCGTCGCGTTCCTCGTCCGGATCGGTCGGAAGATACGGTGGATTGAACAACACAGCGTCGAAAACCCCGTCTCGAAACGGTGAGAGGAGGTTTCCTCGAACCGGTTCGATGCCGCGCTCGCGCGCTCGCTTGCACGCGTGAGGATTTACGTCCGAGCCGAGAACGCGAGCACCCGTCCCGTCGGCGACGAACTCTGCGACGTATCCTGACCCCGTTCCGACTTCCAGTACGAGGTCCCCTTCTC of the Haladaptatus caseinilyticus genome contains:
- a CDS encoding methionine synthase, giving the protein MSDEISDARNQFRPDDHDNDHFILTTVVGSYPKPKWVDRARDLYNDPDADFDEKAWREAKDDACRLITDEHERAGLDVVVDGEMRRNEMVEFFAHRIDGYEFNGPVKVWGHNCFDKPSVVNEVEYDESWLVDEYEFTSDVAERPVKVPITGPYTLASWSFNEAYEDEASLAYDLADLVNEEIEKLVNAGARYIQIDEPALATTPDDHAIVGECLERIADGIPEDVYLGLHVCYGDYSRIYPEILDFPVDEFDLELANGDYDQLDVFRDPEFTANLALGVTDAHTAEVETVEEIKANIRKGLEIVPPEQLTVSPDCGLKLLPRDVAYGKMKNMVEAARELESDLDSGEIEVQSAPVSADD
- a CDS encoding 5-methyltetrahydropteroyltriglutamate--homocysteine methyltransferase; the encoded protein is MTERVATTPGVFPLPDWAKDDLSDLKGHQKDDLISGDEGPELTAVYDKAREEVVSVQRNAGLDRIVEGQLRWDDMLAHPLAVHDSVETRGIVRYYDNNNFYRDPVVVDELTFDGDVAAELETTTELADNVQAVLPGPYSLSDLATDEFYGDDKEFLAATADFLAGEVDAFPDIETLFLLEPSLVENPPEDGEDVRASEAIDAVAAATDAEVVVQPYFGSLDEKVHAHLLDADVDAVGYDLVSDHDGCLSNVNEYGTKDSVSLGLVNGQNTLVESPETVAERVDWFEENTPVNEFDTLYLTTNTETFYLPYNKFEEKLIALAEAAQLEEVKA
- a CDS encoding HemK2/MTQ2 family protein methyltransferase, with translation MTDLAERRDMETKVYQPAEDSNLLAEVAAEDVREGDLVLEVGTGSGYVAEFVADGTGARVLGSDVNPHACKRARERGIEPVRGNLLSPFRDGVFDAVLFNPPYLPTDPDEERDDWMERALSGGESGRAVIDPFLDSVGRVLAPGGRVYLLVSSLSGVEEVVERASENGFSTVALRDESFPFETLSILKLVR